Proteins from one Bradyrhizobium roseum genomic window:
- a CDS encoding NAD(P)/FAD-dependent oxidoreductase has product MARIVVLGAGFAGLWAALGAARKRDEIGAPAADVEILVVDRNPYHNIRVRNYEVDISDAAIPLVDLLDPVGVDHRVAEVRDIDPVKQHVSVTTNGGPEEVIGYDRLVLTLGSQLVRPAIPGLMSNGFDVDTYAAAVRLDAHLAGLGRQAASEGLATAVIVGAGFTGIEVATEMPGKLEKAGLSGTRRVILVDPNAVVGATIGEQARPIVSEALAALGVETRLNVTVTSVDASSVTLSSGEMIPTRTVVWCAGMRASPVAQTLAVERDRLGRLHVDHFMRVAGAANVFAAGDVASCVVDGEHSSVMSCQFARPMGRFAGNNVVADLLGQPMLPLDIDWYVTVLDLGAWGAVYTVGWDRQLSAYGASAKATKQTINQQRIYPPRNGVRADLLAAAAPTVQKPPPTARR; this is encoded by the coding sequence ATGGCGCGCATCGTTGTGCTTGGTGCAGGATTCGCAGGGCTCTGGGCCGCCCTCGGGGCTGCGCGCAAGCGCGACGAAATCGGGGCACCGGCAGCGGACGTCGAAATACTCGTCGTCGATCGCAACCCCTACCACAACATCAGGGTACGCAACTACGAGGTCGACATCAGCGACGCGGCCATACCGCTTGTCGACCTGCTTGACCCGGTCGGGGTCGATCACAGGGTTGCGGAAGTCCGGGACATAGATCCCGTCAAGCAGCATGTGAGCGTGACAACGAACGGCGGCCCTGAGGAGGTCATCGGATACGATCGGCTGGTGCTGACGCTTGGCAGCCAATTGGTGCGCCCTGCCATACCTGGGCTGATGTCGAACGGCTTTGACGTGGATACCTACGCGGCGGCCGTCCGGCTCGATGCGCACCTAGCCGGATTGGGCAGGCAAGCGGCTTCGGAAGGCCTTGCCACGGCGGTCATCGTCGGCGCCGGGTTTACGGGCATCGAAGTCGCAACAGAGATGCCAGGCAAACTCGAAAAGGCGGGCCTCTCCGGCACCCGGCGCGTCATTCTCGTCGATCCTAACGCCGTCGTGGGCGCGACGATCGGCGAGCAGGCACGCCCGATCGTCAGCGAAGCGTTGGCGGCGCTGGGCGTTGAAACGCGGCTCAACGTAACGGTCACATCCGTCGATGCAAGCAGCGTTACGCTGAGCTCCGGTGAAATGATCCCGACGCGGACGGTCGTGTGGTGCGCGGGCATGAGGGCAAGCCCCGTGGCCCAGACGTTGGCGGTCGAGCGGGACCGGCTTGGTCGCCTCCATGTGGATCATTTCATGCGCGTTGCCGGTGCGGCAAACGTCTTTGCCGCCGGCGACGTGGCTTCCTGCGTCGTGGACGGGGAACATTCCAGCGTAATGTCCTGCCAGTTCGCAAGACCGATGGGCCGCTTCGCCGGGAATAACGTGGTGGCCGATTTGCTTGGACAGCCGATGCTGCCCCTCGACATCGATTGGTATGTGACGGTGCTCGATCTCGGAGCCTGGGGAGCGGTTTATACCGTCGGATGGGACCGACAGCTGTCCGCCTACGGCGCCAGCGCGAAGGCGACCAAGCAAACGATCAACCAGCAGCGAATCTATCCACCCAGGAATGGAGTGCGTGCGGACCTTCTGGCTGCCGCCGCACCGACGGTGCAGAAGCCGCCGCCGACGGCGCGTCGATAG
- a CDS encoding ABC transporter substrate-binding protein: MIRLSQFLPALLSALLALGIATKANAQQPGITDTEIKFGNIMPYSGPASALSVTGKVFAAYFDMINEKGGVNGRKLNMISLDDGFSPPKTVEATRRLVESDNVAFMFGTMGTAPSSATAKYLNGAKVPHLFLISSASKWNEPATQPWLMALPWAPNYVEEAGIEVRYARSRNPNARFAILYQNDDAGKDYLRGVKEALGPDADKAIAMASSFEVADPTVDSQILTLANTKADVFLIYSVTPRACAQAVRKAYETGWRPMRFISSGCANKDTVFVPAGAEASTGIMSVVALKPYSQDTKDPGLLGYADFMKARLPNVDPGNFAAGYGYMVAQALVVVLEQCKNDLSRANIMAQAANLKNVPLSMLLPGITLNTSPTDYRPIRDGYMVEFRDNQLNVISELLRGT, encoded by the coding sequence GTGATCCGATTGAGCCAATTCCTCCCGGCGCTTCTTTCCGCACTGCTCGCCCTGGGCATTGCGACCAAAGCGAACGCCCAGCAACCCGGCATTACCGATACTGAGATCAAATTCGGCAACATCATGCCGTACAGCGGCCCGGCGTCGGCGCTCAGCGTCACCGGCAAGGTGTTCGCGGCCTATTTCGACATGATCAACGAGAAGGGCGGCGTCAACGGGCGCAAGCTCAACATGATCTCGCTCGACGACGGCTTTTCGCCGCCGAAGACGGTCGAGGCCACGCGCCGGCTGGTCGAGAGCGACAACGTCGCCTTCATGTTCGGCACCATGGGCACTGCGCCGAGTTCGGCGACGGCGAAATATCTCAACGGCGCCAAAGTGCCGCATCTGTTCCTGATCAGCTCGGCGTCGAAATGGAACGAGCCGGCGACGCAGCCCTGGCTGATGGCGCTGCCGTGGGCGCCCAATTACGTCGAGGAAGCCGGCATCGAAGTCCGCTATGCGCGGTCGAGGAATCCCAATGCCCGCTTTGCGATCCTTTACCAGAACGACGATGCCGGAAAGGACTATCTGCGCGGCGTAAAGGAAGCGCTCGGCCCCGACGCCGACAAGGCGATCGCGATGGCGTCGAGCTTCGAGGTCGCCGACCCCACGGTGGACTCGCAGATCCTCACACTCGCCAACACCAAGGCCGATGTCTTCCTGATCTACAGCGTGACGCCGCGCGCCTGCGCCCAGGCGGTCCGCAAGGCGTATGAGACCGGCTGGCGGCCGATGCGCTTCATCTCCTCCGGCTGCGCCAACAAGGATACGGTGTTCGTGCCGGCCGGCGCCGAGGCATCGACCGGGATCATGTCGGTCGTGGCGTTGAAACCCTATAGCCAGGATACCAAGGACCCCGGGCTCCTTGGCTATGCCGACTTCATGAAGGCGCGGTTGCCGAATGTGGATCCGGGCAACTTTGCCGCGGGATATGGCTATATGGTCGCCCAGGCGCTGGTCGTGGTGCTGGAGCAGTGCAAGAACGATCTCAGCCGCGCCAACATCATGGCGCAGGCCGCAAATCTCAAGAACGTCCCGCTCTCGATGCTGCTGCCCGGCATCACGCTCAATACCTCGCCGACGGATTATCGTCCGATCCGCGACGGCTACATGGTCGAGTTTCGCGACAACCAGTTGAACGTGATCAGCGAACTGCTGCGGGGTACGTGA
- a CDS encoding acyl-CoA dehydrogenase family protein, which yields MLERTRVQSPFYTAEHEAFRDVMRRFVSREIEPYAHEWDEAGEFPRELYRKASEIGLLGLGFPEEFGGMPADQFMKIVASQELARAGAGGVSSSLMSHTIGSPPIARAARPEVRARVLPQVLSGEKISALAITEPSGGSDVANLRTKARRDGDHYVVSGEKTFITSGMRADYLTVAVRTGGEGPGGVSMLLIEGNTPGLSRTKLKKMGWWASDTATLHFDACRVPVENLIGEEGQGFKIIMHNFNSERMGMAASCTAFARVCVEEAIAYAKERQTFGKPIAQHQVIRHKLVDMAQKVAASQAMLEMLAWRLGQGESPVAEICMMKNQATQTMAFCASEAVQIFGGAGFMRGVKVERIYREVKVNAIGGGTEEIMKDLASRQMGL from the coding sequence ATGCTGGAGCGCACAAGGGTGCAGAGCCCGTTCTATACGGCCGAACACGAAGCCTTCCGCGATGTGATGCGCCGCTTCGTGTCGCGCGAGATCGAGCCTTATGCTCACGAATGGGACGAGGCCGGCGAATTTCCGCGCGAGCTGTATCGCAAAGCGTCCGAAATCGGCCTGTTGGGGCTCGGCTTCCCCGAAGAATTCGGCGGCATGCCGGCCGACCAGTTCATGAAGATCGTGGCGTCGCAGGAACTGGCGCGCGCCGGCGCCGGCGGCGTCAGTTCGAGCCTGATGAGCCACACCATCGGCTCGCCGCCGATCGCGCGGGCTGCGCGGCCCGAGGTGAGAGCGCGGGTTCTGCCGCAGGTGCTGTCGGGCGAGAAGATTTCCGCGCTGGCGATCACCGAACCGAGCGGCGGCTCCGATGTCGCCAATTTGCGCACCAAGGCGCGGCGCGACGGCGACCATTATGTCGTCAGTGGCGAAAAGACGTTTATCACCTCGGGCATGCGGGCCGATTATCTGACCGTTGCGGTGCGCACCGGCGGCGAGGGGCCGGGCGGCGTCAGCATGCTCTTGATCGAAGGCAACACGCCGGGCCTGTCGCGCACGAAACTGAAGAAGATGGGCTGGTGGGCGTCGGATACCGCGACGCTGCATTTCGACGCGTGCCGGGTGCCGGTGGAAAACCTGATCGGCGAGGAGGGCCAGGGTTTCAAGATCATCATGCATAATTTCAACAGCGAGCGCATGGGCATGGCGGCCAGCTGCACGGCGTTTGCCCGGGTCTGCGTCGAGGAGGCGATTGCCTACGCCAAGGAGCGCCAGACCTTCGGCAAGCCGATTGCGCAGCACCAGGTGATCCGTCACAAGCTGGTCGACATGGCGCAGAAGGTCGCGGCGTCGCAGGCGATGCTGGAAATGCTGGCGTGGCGGCTCGGGCAGGGCGAGAGCCCGGTTGCCGAGATCTGCATGATGAAGAACCAAGCCACCCAGACCATGGCGTTCTGCGCCTCCGAAGCCGTGCAGATCTTCGGCGGCGCCGGTTTCATGCGCGGCGTCAAGGTCGAGCGGATCTACCGCGAGGTCAAGGTCAACGCCATCGGTGGCGGGACGGAAGAGATCATGAAGGATCTCGCGTCGCGGCAGATGGGGCTGTGA
- a CDS encoding acyl-CoA dehydrogenase family protein: MLFTADHDEPRRALQKFIAAEINPFVDEWEKNDIFPAHELFKKLGNLGFLGLNKPTEFGGQGLDYSYALMMAEELGAITCGGVPMAIGVQTDMATPALARFGSDEVRREFLIPAIAGDAVACIGVSEPGAGSDVASIKTSARSNGDDYVINGGKMWITNGTQADWICLLANTSDDQVHRNKSLICVPMKSKGVQIARKLDKMGMRSSDTAQIFFDNVRVPKRNRIGDEGKGFTYQMVQFQEERLWGAAACLKAHEFIISETIEYTRNRKAFGGSILDNQTVHFKLAEMQTEVELLRSLIYRAAEALVAGEDVTRLATMAKLKAGRLGRELTDACLQYWGGMGFMNETPVSRAYRDSRLTSIGGGADEVMLMVLCKMMGTLPGMKKQ; this comes from the coding sequence ATGCTCTTCACCGCCGACCACGACGAACCCCGCCGCGCCCTACAAAAATTCATCGCCGCCGAGATCAACCCGTTCGTCGACGAATGGGAGAAGAACGACATCTTCCCGGCGCATGAGCTGTTCAAGAAGCTCGGCAATCTCGGCTTTCTCGGCCTCAACAAGCCGACCGAGTTCGGCGGCCAGGGACTCGATTATTCCTACGCGCTGATGATGGCCGAGGAACTCGGCGCCATCACCTGCGGCGGCGTGCCGATGGCGATCGGGGTGCAGACCGACATGGCGACCCCCGCGCTGGCGCGCTTTGGTTCCGATGAAGTACGCCGCGAGTTTCTTATCCCCGCGATCGCCGGCGATGCGGTGGCTTGCATCGGCGTCTCCGAGCCGGGCGCCGGCTCCGACGTCGCTTCGATCAAGACCAGTGCGCGTTCCAACGGCGACGATTACGTCATCAACGGCGGCAAGATGTGGATCACCAACGGCACCCAGGCCGACTGGATCTGCCTGCTCGCCAACACCAGCGACGACCAGGTTCATCGCAACAAGTCGCTGATCTGCGTTCCCATGAAGAGCAAGGGCGTGCAGATAGCGCGCAAGCTCGACAAGATGGGCATGCGCTCGTCCGACACCGCACAGATTTTCTTTGATAATGTCCGGGTGCCCAAGCGCAACCGCATCGGCGACGAGGGCAAGGGTTTTACCTACCAGATGGTGCAGTTCCAGGAAGAGCGGCTGTGGGGCGCGGCCGCCTGCCTCAAGGCGCATGAATTCATCATATCAGAGACCATCGAATACACCCGCAACCGCAAGGCCTTTGGCGGTTCGATCCTCGACAACCAGACCGTCCATTTCAAGCTCGCGGAAATGCAGACCGAGGTCGAGCTGCTGCGCTCGCTGATCTACCGCGCCGCCGAGGCGCTGGTCGCGGGTGAGGACGTGACCCGGCTCGCGACCATGGCCAAGCTGAAGGCGGGACGGCTCGGCCGCGAGCTCACCGATGCCTGTCTGCAATATTGGGGCGGCATGGGCTTCATGAACGAGACGCCGGTCAGCCGGGCCTATCGCGACAGCCGCCTGACCTCGATCGGCGGCGGTGCCGACGAGGTGATGCTGATGGTATTGTGCAAGATGATGGGCACGCTGCCCGGCATGAAGAAGCAATAG
- a CDS encoding acyl-CoA dehydrogenase family protein: protein MLYQESQKVVELKHRLRSFMDRHVYPNEERYYREAEELGPWKVYPVVEELKPKARDEGLWNLFLPESEHGAGLTNLEYAPLCEIMGRSHLAPELFNCSAPDTGNMEVLARYGTREHQERWLKPLLAGEIRSCFAMTEPAVASSDATNIESSIVRDGDHYVINGRKWYTTNATDPRCKICIFMGKTDPDNPDRHRQQSMILVPMDTPGVKVLRPIPVFGFYGVPDRASEVVFDNVRVPASNMLLGEGRGFEIAQGRLGPGRIHHCMRLIGLAERTLEKMCIRTRNRVAFGKAVSEQTVTQERIAESRIMIEQSRLLTLNAASMMDTVGNRVAKAEIAMIKVAVPNMACQVIDWAIQAHGGAGTGNDFGLAAAYATARLLRLADGPDEVHRNQIARLELRKHSNA from the coding sequence ATGCTCTATCAGGAGAGCCAGAAGGTCGTCGAACTCAAGCATCGCTTGCGCTCGTTCATGGACCGCCACGTCTATCCGAACGAGGAGCGCTACTACCGCGAGGCGGAAGAGCTCGGCCCGTGGAAGGTCTATCCCGTCGTCGAGGAACTCAAGCCAAAGGCCCGCGACGAGGGCCTATGGAATCTGTTCCTGCCGGAGAGCGAACACGGCGCCGGCCTGACCAACCTCGAATACGCGCCGCTCTGCGAGATCATGGGCCGCTCGCATCTGGCGCCGGAGCTGTTCAATTGCTCGGCGCCCGACACCGGGAACATGGAAGTGCTGGCGCGCTACGGCACGCGGGAGCATCAGGAACGCTGGCTCAAGCCGCTGCTGGCAGGCGAAATCCGCTCATGTTTCGCCATGACCGAGCCGGCGGTCGCTTCCAGCGACGCCACCAACATCGAGAGCTCGATCGTTCGCGACGGCGATCATTACGTCATCAACGGCCGCAAATGGTACACCACCAACGCGACCGACCCGCGCTGCAAGATCTGCATCTTCATGGGCAAAACCGACCCTGACAATCCCGATCGCCACCGCCAGCAGTCGATGATCCTGGTGCCGATGGACACGCCGGGCGTCAAGGTGCTTCGCCCGATCCCGGTGTTCGGATTCTACGGCGTACCCGACCGCGCCTCGGAAGTCGTGTTCGACAATGTCCGTGTTCCCGCATCCAATATGCTGCTCGGCGAAGGCCGCGGCTTCGAGATCGCGCAGGGGCGCCTTGGTCCCGGCCGCATCCATCATTGCATGCGTCTGATCGGGCTAGCCGAACGAACGCTGGAAAAGATGTGCATTCGGACCAGAAATCGCGTGGCCTTTGGCAAGGCGGTGTCAGAACAAACCGTCACCCAGGAGCGGATCGCGGAATCGCGCATCATGATCGAGCAGTCGCGGCTGCTGACCCTGAATGCGGCGTCCATGATGGACACCGTCGGCAACCGGGTGGCGAAAGCGGAAATCGCGATGATCAAGGTCGCGGTTCCGAACATGGCCTGCCAGGTCATCGACTGGGCGATCCAGGCCCATGGCGGCGCGGGCACCGGCAATGATTTCGGGCTGGCCGCGGCCTACGCCACCGCGCGGCTGCTTCGCCTCGCCGACGGCCCGGACGAGGTCCACCGCAACCAGATCGCCCGCCTCGAATTGCGCAAGCACAGCAACGCCTGA